A window of Roseovarius sp. THAF27 contains these coding sequences:
- a CDS encoding IclR family transcriptional regulator, which yields MEKKRDSLYASTLARGLQILRAFDESHVALSLTDLVVRTGLEKSAVQRMAHTLHVEGMLERDPKSRLYRPSHAWLELAYAYYWSDPVIARALPKLIEFSRARGETVNLAQISGDHIIYSLRLPNQRTHFAASIVGRRLPALNTASGRVMLATRSDAEIEAACATWPLAQGTEKTVMDRAEIARSIKAARTDGYCITRDQMLLNEISLAAPVRGNEGHAHAAVQVSISGITFDERQVLEQFLPHVLDTAAGILG from the coding sequence ATGGAAAAGAAGCGGGATAGCCTTTACGCCAGCACGCTGGCACGGGGGCTGCAGATCCTGCGGGCGTTCGACGAATCACACGTCGCGCTGTCGCTCACGGACCTGGTGGTGCGCACCGGCCTGGAGAAGAGCGCGGTGCAGCGGATGGCGCACACGCTGCACGTGGAGGGGATGCTGGAGCGCGACCCGAAATCGCGCCTGTACCGCCCGAGCCACGCGTGGCTGGAGCTGGCCTATGCCTATTACTGGTCCGACCCGGTGATCGCCCGTGCCCTGCCCAAGCTGATCGAGTTCAGCCGCGCGAGGGGCGAGACGGTGAACCTGGCGCAGATCTCGGGGGATCACATCATCTATTCGCTGCGGCTGCCCAACCAGCGGACGCATTTCGCCGCCAGTATCGTGGGGCGGCGGCTGCCGGCGCTGAACACCGCCTCGGGGCGGGTGATGCTGGCCACGAGGAGCGACGCCGAGATCGAGGCGGCCTGTGCCACCTGGCCGCTGGCGCAGGGCACGGAAAAGACCGTAATGGACCGTGCCGAGATCGCCCGCAGCATCAAGGCGGCGCGGACGGACGGGTACTGCATCACGCGCGACCAGATGCTGTTGAACGAAATCAGCCTGGCCGCCCCGGTGCGGGGCAACGAGGGCCATGCCCATGCGGCGGTGCAGGTGTCGATCTCTGGCATCACGTTCGACGAAAGGCAGGTGCTGGAGCAGTTCCTGCCGCATGTCCTGGACACGGCGGCGGGCATACTGGGCTGA
- a CDS encoding ABC transporter substrate-binding protein: MLGKTTTTLLASVLAAGVAMPALADKASGTLNVAFTKELENVDSYFNSSREGVVLQRAIWDGLIYRDPETNEYVGNLATDWEWIDDTTLEFKLREGVTFHNGEAFNADDVVYTVNFVAKEESGVKTQRNVNWMESAEKIDEYTVRINLKDKFPAAIEFLSGPVSMYPDEYYAEAGPSGMGLKPVGTGPYKAVEVTPGQHFVLEANENYHDSPKGQPEIEKIDIRTIPDVNTQMAELFSGSLDLIWQVPADQANKLATMDQFTVANESTMRVGYLQMDAAGRSGENPFTNKLVREAVNYAINRQELVDALLQGASKVVYTPCFPSQFGCNQDVTEYEYDPEKAEELLAEAGYPDGFTVDFYAYRDRQYAEAITSYLNAVGIQTNFNMLQYSALRELNMKGEVPISFQTWGSYSINDASAMVSQFFKHGSLDSTRDDQVLEWLDIADSSTDPDERVEYYTKALQRITEEAYWAPMFTYNTNYVFKNEVAYTPTPDEVLRFVDMSWN; the protein is encoded by the coding sequence ATGCTCGGAAAAACCACAACCACCCTCCTCGCCTCGGTCCTGGCGGCCGGCGTGGCCATGCCTGCCCTCGCCGACAAGGCCTCGGGCACGCTCAACGTCGCCTTCACCAAGGAGCTGGAGAACGTCGACAGCTACTTCAACTCGTCGCGCGAGGGTGTCGTGCTGCAACGCGCCATCTGGGACGGGCTGATCTACCGCGACCCCGAAACCAACGAATATGTCGGCAACCTCGCCACCGACTGGGAGTGGATCGACGACACCACGCTGGAATTCAAGCTGCGCGAGGGCGTCACCTTCCACAACGGCGAGGCGTTCAACGCCGATGACGTGGTCTACACGGTCAACTTCGTCGCCAAGGAAGAAAGCGGCGTGAAGACCCAGCGCAACGTCAACTGGATGGAATCGGCCGAGAAGATCGACGAGTACACCGTCCGCATCAACCTCAAGGACAAGTTCCCGGCGGCGATCGAGTTTCTGTCCGGCCCGGTCTCGATGTACCCCGATGAATATTACGCCGAGGCCGGCCCCTCCGGCATGGGGCTCAAGCCCGTCGGCACCGGCCCCTACAAGGCGGTCGAGGTCACGCCTGGCCAGCATTTCGTGCTCGAGGCCAACGAGAACTACCACGACAGCCCCAAGGGTCAGCCCGAGATCGAAAAGATCGACATCCGCACCATTCCGGACGTGAACACCCAGATGGCCGAGCTTTTCTCCGGTTCGCTCGACCTGATCTGGCAGGTGCCCGCCGACCAGGCCAACAAGCTGGCCACGATGGACCAGTTCACCGTCGCCAATGAATCCACCATGCGCGTGGGCTACCTGCAGATGGATGCCGCCGGCCGCTCGGGCGAAAACCCGTTCACCAACAAGCTGGTGCGCGAGGCCGTCAACTACGCCATCAACCGCCAGGAACTGGTCGATGCGTTGCTGCAAGGCGCGTCCAAGGTGGTCTACACCCCCTGCTTCCCCAGCCAGTTCGGCTGCAACCAAGACGTGACCGAGTACGAGTACGACCCCGAAAAGGCCGAGGAACTGCTGGCAGAGGCGGGATATCCCGATGGCTTCACCGTCGATTTCTACGCCTATCGCGACCGTCAGTACGCCGAGGCGATCACCTCGTACCTGAACGCCGTTGGCATCCAGACCAACTTCAACATGCTGCAATATTCCGCCCTGCGCGAACTCAACATGAAGGGCGAGGTGCCGATCTCGTTCCAGACCTGGGGCAGCTACTCGATCAACGACGCCTCGGCCATGGTCAGCCAGTTCTTCAAGCACGGCTCGCTCGACAGCACGCGCGACGACCAGGTACTCGAATGGCTGGACATCGCCGACAGCTCGACCGACCCGGACGAGCGGGTGGAGTACTACACGAAGGCCCTGCAGCGCATCACCGAAGAGGCCTACTGGGCGCCGATGTTCACCTACAACACCAACTACGTGTTTAAAAATGAAGTCGCCTACACGCCCACGCCCGACGAGGTGCTGCGCTTCGTCGACATGAGCTGGAACTGA
- a CDS encoding ABC transporter permease encodes MLTFILKRLGLAVLVAVTVSFISFSLLFLSGDPAAALAGETASGEDVEALRRLYGFDRPMLVQYGDWLFSALQGDFGESYYFKLPVASLIAERLQVTMTLGVCGILFALITAVPLGVVAAIRPNSIIDRVALFLSVAGQAMPSFWFGLILIVIFAIQLGMLPPSGADSWRHFIMPTIVLGYYAMPAIMRLTRAGMLDVLNSDYIRTARAKGAGESRVLFKHALRNAIIPVVSLAAVQMGFMLGGSIVVESVFALHGAGYLAWESIARNDLPTVQALILVFSMFYIVFTFLADVLNAWLDPRMRSA; translated from the coding sequence ATGCTCACATTCATACTGAAACGTCTCGGACTGGCGGTGCTGGTCGCTGTCACGGTCAGCTTCATCAGCTTCTCGCTGCTGTTTCTGTCCGGCGATCCCGCCGCGGCGCTGGCCGGGGAAACCGCCAGCGGCGAGGACGTCGAGGCGCTGCGCCGCCTCTACGGCTTCGACCGCCCGATGCTGGTGCAATACGGCGACTGGCTGTTCTCGGCGCTTCAGGGGGATTTCGGCGAAAGCTATTACTTCAAGCTGCCCGTCGCCAGCCTGATTGCCGAGCGCCTCCAGGTCACCATGACCCTGGGCGTCTGCGGCATCCTCTTTGCCCTAATCACCGCCGTGCCGCTGGGCGTGGTCGCGGCGATCCGCCCCAACTCGATCATCGACCGCGTGGCGCTCTTCCTGTCGGTCGCGGGCCAGGCGATGCCGTCCTTCTGGTTCGGCCTGATCCTGATCGTGATCTTCGCGATCCAGCTGGGTATGCTGCCGCCCTCGGGCGCCGACAGCTGGCGGCACTTCATCATGCCCACCATCGTGCTGGGCTATTACGCCATGCCCGCCATCATGCGCCTGACGCGCGCCGGGATGCTCGACGTGCTGAACTCCGACTATATCCGCACCGCGCGGGCCAAGGGCGCGGGCGAATCCCGCGTGCTCTTCAAGCACGCGCTGCGCAACGCCATCATCCCCGTGGTCAGCCTCGCCGCCGTGCAGATGGGCTTCATGCTGGGCGGCTCCATCGTGGTCGAAAGCGTCTTCGCGCTGCACGGCGCGGGCTATCTCGCGTGGGAAAGCATCGCCCGAAACGACCTGCCCACCGTGCAGGCGCTGATCCTCGTCTTCTCGATGTTCTACATCGTCTTCACCTTCCTCGCCGACGTCCTGAACGCCTGGCTGGACCCCAGAATGCGGAGTGCCTGA
- a CDS encoding ABC transporter permease, with translation MTDTTDPLSREIQGPSPRQMLKARALSHRGLIFGMVVVGLLVLVAIFAPLLAPHDPYAQSLMKRMVPPVFMGGTWEHPLGTDHLGRDYLSRLIYGARVSLLIGAVAALISGFIGTAMGVAAGYFGGKVDTVVTFLINVRLAMPVVLVALAVVAILGGSLTVVICVLGLLLWDRFAVVMRASTLQISRRDYVAAAQVIGASTPRIVLTEIMPNVFNNLIVIVTLEMAHAILLEAALSFLGLGVQPPIPSWGLMVSEGKNMMLFEPWLVLIPGAVLFALVLAINLMGDGLRDVTAPEGRS, from the coding sequence GTGACCGATACGACCGATCCACTCTCGCGCGAAATCCAGGGGCCCTCCCCCCGCCAGATGCTCAAGGCCCGCGCCCTGTCCCACCGGGGGCTGATCTTCGGCATGGTCGTCGTGGGCCTGCTGGTACTGGTGGCGATCTTCGCGCCGCTGCTGGCCCCGCACGATCCCTACGCCCAAAGCCTGATGAAACGCATGGTCCCCCCGGTCTTCATGGGCGGCACGTGGGAACATCCCCTGGGCACCGACCACCTGGGCCGGGACTACCTGTCGCGGCTGATCTACGGCGCCCGCGTGTCGCTGCTGATCGGCGCGGTCGCGGCGCTTATCTCGGGCTTCATCGGCACCGCGATGGGCGTCGCCGCCGGCTATTTCGGCGGCAAGGTCGACACCGTCGTGACCTTCCTCATCAACGTGCGCCTCGCCATGCCGGTCGTGCTGGTGGCGCTGGCGGTGGTGGCCATCCTGGGCGGCTCGCTCACCGTGGTGATCTGCGTGCTGGGCCTCCTGCTGTGGGACCGTTTCGCGGTGGTCATGCGCGCCTCGACGCTGCAGATCAGCCGGCGCGATTACGTGGCCGCCGCACAGGTGATCGGCGCCTCGACCCCGCGCATCGTCCTGACCGAGATCATGCCCAACGTGTTCAACAACCTTATCGTCATCGTGACGCTGGAAATGGCCCACGCCATCCTGCTGGAAGCCGCGCTCAGCTTCCTCGGCCTGGGCGTCCAGCCGCCGATCCCGTCCTGGGGCCTGATGGTGTCCGAGGGCAAGAACATGATGCTGTTCGAGCCGTGGCTGGTGCTGATCCCCGGCGCCGTGCTCTTTGCGCTCGTGCTGGCGATCAACCTGATGGGCGACGGCCTGCGCGACGTCACCGCCCCCGAAGGACGGAGCTGA
- a CDS encoding ABC transporter ATP-binding protein: MTDTLLSVKNLTLDIPTGSGTLHAVRGIDFEMKRGETLSIVGESGSGKSLTSLAVMGLLGKSIKRSADEIRYDDIDLLKAGNRVMRDLRGNRIAMIFQEPMTSLNPAYTIGDQLMETLLLHRDVSKAKARARAVELLEKVGITAAESRLSQYPHQLSGGLRQRVMIAMALMCEPDLLIADEPTTALDVTIQAQILRLLVDLTREMNMAMILITHDLGVVARVADKVAVMYAGELVETGPAEAVFATPSHPYTRGLLRCIPQPGKTERGAALGTIPGIVPSLVGDVTGCAFRTRCPHAVPACREAIPLRGTDNHDFRCVHADGALSKEGDAA, encoded by the coding sequence ATGACCGACACACTCCTTTCCGTAAAGAACCTCACGCTCGACATCCCCACCGGCAGCGGCACGCTGCACGCGGTGCGCGGCATCGACTTCGAGATGAAGCGCGGCGAGACGCTGTCGATCGTCGGCGAAAGCGGCTCGGGCAAGTCGCTGACCTCGCTCGCGGTGATGGGCCTTCTGGGCAAGTCGATCAAACGCTCGGCGGACGAGATCCGCTATGACGACATCGACCTCCTGAAGGCCGGCAATCGGGTCATGCGCGACCTGCGCGGAAACCGCATCGCCATGATCTTCCAGGAGCCGATGACCTCGCTCAACCCGGCCTACACCATCGGTGACCAGCTTATGGAAACCCTGCTGCTGCACCGCGATGTCAGCAAGGCCAAGGCCCGCGCCCGTGCCGTGGAGCTTTTGGAAAAGGTCGGCATCACCGCCGCCGAAAGCCGCCTGTCGCAATATCCGCACCAGTTGTCGGGCGGGTTGCGGCAACGCGTGATGATCGCGATGGCCCTGATGTGCGAGCCCGACCTGCTGATCGCGGACGAACCCACCACCGCGCTCGACGTGACCATCCAGGCCCAGATACTGCGCCTTCTGGTGGATCTCACGCGCGAGATGAACATGGCGATGATCCTGATCACCCACGATCTTGGCGTCGTGGCGCGCGTGGCCGACAAGGTGGCGGTGATGTATGCCGGCGAACTGGTCGAAACCGGCCCGGCCGAGGCCGTCTTCGCCACGCCCAGCCACCCCTATACCCGCGGCCTGCTGCGCTGCATCCCGCAACCGGGCAAGACCGAACGCGGCGCGGCGCTCGGCACAATTCCCGGCATCGTGCCCTCGCTGGTGGGCGACGTCACCGGCTGCGCCTTCCGCACCCGCTGTCCCCATGCCGTGCCCGCCTGCCGCGAGGCCATCCCCCTGCGCGGCACCGACAACCACGACTTTCGCTGCGTCCACGCCGATGGCGCTCTCTCCAAGGAAGGAGACGCCGCATGA
- a CDS encoding ABC transporter ATP-binding protein, producing the protein MSDILTLDHVKKTYSVKQGLFGKRKPLSAVNDVTLSIRKGEVLGLVGESGCGKSTLAKLLLGLEKPTDGEVLVEGENMQDLDRRALAGRLQPIFQDPYSSLNPRKSIYDLISLPLRVHRIGDAASQRKAVEEILDIVGLPARVINTYPSQMSGGQRQRVAIARALVMKPEIVICDEPTSALDVSVQSQILNLLADLRRDFGLTYLFISHDLAVVEHLATRVAVMYLGRIVEEAPVADLFERPRHPYTQALLSSVLTPDPTQGVPETSLGTAYPNPIDPPSGCAFHPRCPHATPHCAAQAPRPLQTESGLVECHLHDPESPMYEKGAA; encoded by the coding sequence ATGAGCGACATCCTCACCCTCGATCACGTCAAGAAGACCTACAGCGTCAAGCAGGGCCTTTTCGGCAAGCGCAAGCCGCTCTCGGCGGTCAACGACGTCACGCTTTCGATCCGCAAGGGCGAGGTGCTGGGCCTTGTCGGCGAATCCGGCTGCGGCAAGTCCACCCTCGCCAAGCTGCTGCTCGGTCTCGAAAAACCGACCGATGGCGAGGTACTGGTCGAAGGCGAGAACATGCAGGATCTTGACCGGCGCGCGTTGGCCGGACGGCTTCAGCCGATCTTCCAGGATCCCTATTCCTCGCTCAACCCGCGCAAGTCGATCTACGACCTGATCTCGCTGCCCTTGCGGGTGCACCGCATCGGCGACGCCGCCAGCCAGCGCAAGGCGGTCGAGGAGATCCTCGACATCGTGGGCCTGCCCGCCCGCGTCATCAACACCTATCCCAGCCAGATGTCGGGCGGCCAGCGTCAGCGCGTGGCCATCGCCCGCGCGCTGGTGATGAAGCCCGAGATCGTCATCTGTGACGAGCCCACTTCGGCGCTGGACGTGTCGGTGCAAAGCCAGATCCTCAACCTGCTGGCCGATCTGCGCCGTGACTTCGGGCTGACCTATCTCTTCATCTCGCATGATCTCGCGGTGGTCGAACACCTCGCCACCCGCGTTGCGGTGATGTATCTCGGCCGCATCGTCGAAGAGGCTCCGGTGGCCGACCTCTTCGAGCGCCCCCGCCACCCCTACACCCAGGCGCTGCTCAGCTCGGTCCTGACGCCCGACCCGACGCAGGGCGTGCCCGAAACCTCGCTCGGCACCGCCTATCCCAACCCCATCGATCCGCCCTCGGGCTGCGCCTTCCACCCGCGCTGCCCGCACGCCACGCCGCATTGCGCGGCGCAGGCACCCCGGCCCCTGCAAACCGAGTCGGGGCTGGTCGAATGCCACCTGCACGACCCCGAAAGCCCGATGTATGAAAAGGGCGCCGCATGA